A genomic stretch from Bacillus sp. E(2018) includes:
- the polX gene encoding DNA polymerase/3'-5' exonuclease PolX has product MMVNKKEVVRALEQIALYLEILGENSFKVSAYRKAANALESDERTMDEIGDVSKLKGIGKGTASIIIEMIEKGESQLLVELQEKVPSELITLLQVPNLGGKKIAKLYSELGVTNIESLKEACENGKVRELAGFGAKTEEKILASLKDLGKRPERLPIAYMLPIAEKIESQLERMKNIEKYSRAGSLRRYRETIKDLDFIISSNHPSEVKQQLLELHGVIDVIASGDTKVSLVLDEKLSVSVDFRIVQPHQFATTLHHFTGSMEHNVKMRQLAKARGEKISEYGVENIETGEILTFDTEEDFYAHFSLSWIPPEARESGEEIKLFKDCHDLIQLSDIKGDLHLHSTWSDGAFSIEEMAEEARSRGYEYMAITDHSQYLRVANGLTPERVRMQRQEINKLNKTYTDFKILAGIEMDILPDGTLDYDDELLDEMDFVIASIHSAFSQDQSKIMDRLKTALTHKKVDLIAHPTGRLIGRREGYDVDVEMLLQLAFETGTAVELNANPNRLDLAPQWLKKAQELGVKIAINTDAHYKDTMKHMEIGAAVARKGFVRKNNVLNTMTLNELDTFLNRKK; this is encoded by the coding sequence ATTATGGTAAATAAAAAAGAGGTAGTACGTGCACTTGAACAGATTGCTTTGTACCTTGAGATCTTAGGAGAGAACTCGTTTAAAGTTTCCGCATATCGTAAAGCAGCGAACGCTCTTGAGAGTGATGAGCGAACAATGGATGAAATCGGCGATGTGTCAAAACTGAAAGGAATCGGAAAAGGTACAGCTTCTATAATCATAGAAATGATAGAAAAGGGCGAGTCGCAACTTTTAGTTGAACTTCAGGAAAAAGTACCGTCTGAATTGATAACACTGCTGCAAGTTCCAAATCTCGGAGGTAAGAAAATCGCTAAACTTTATTCCGAGTTAGGTGTAACGAATATTGAATCTCTAAAAGAAGCATGTGAAAATGGTAAAGTGAGAGAATTGGCAGGGTTTGGCGCTAAAACCGAAGAGAAGATCTTAGCATCGTTAAAAGATCTTGGGAAAAGACCAGAGAGGCTTCCTATTGCATACATGCTTCCTATTGCAGAAAAAATAGAATCTCAGTTAGAAAGAATGAAAAATATTGAGAAATACTCTAGAGCAGGAAGTCTCAGACGTTACCGGGAAACGATCAAAGACTTGGATTTTATTATTTCAAGTAATCATCCAAGTGAAGTGAAGCAACAACTATTGGAACTTCATGGAGTCATTGATGTGATTGCAAGCGGAGATACAAAGGTTTCCCTCGTACTCGATGAGAAACTTTCTGTATCCGTGGACTTTCGTATCGTACAACCCCATCAGTTTGCCACTACTCTGCATCATTTTACAGGCTCCATGGAGCATAACGTTAAAATGCGTCAGCTCGCAAAAGCAAGAGGCGAAAAGATTAGTGAATATGGTGTAGAAAATATAGAAACCGGTGAAATTCTTACGTTTGACACGGAAGAAGATTTCTATGCTCACTTCTCATTAAGTTGGATTCCTCCTGAAGCGAGGGAGTCTGGTGAAGAAATAAAGTTATTTAAAGATTGTCATGACCTTATTCAGTTATCCGATATTAAAGGAGATCTTCATCTGCATTCTACTTGGAGTGATGGGGCGTTCTCAATCGAAGAAATGGCTGAAGAAGCTCGAAGTAGAGGCTATGAATATATGGCGATTACAGATCATTCTCAATATTTACGAGTCGCAAACGGTCTAACTCCTGAGAGGGTACGTATGCAACGACAAGAGATCAATAAGTTAAATAAAACGTATACAGATTTTAAGATACTTGCAGGAATTGAGATGGATATTCTCCCGGATGGTACACTTGATTATGATGATGAATTGTTAGATGAGATGGATTTTGTCATTGCAAGCATCCATTCTGCGTTCTCTCAAGATCAAAGCAAAATCATGGATCGTTTGAAGACGGCGTTAACACACAAGAAAGTGGATTTAATTGCTCACCCAACAGGGCGGCTGATCGGACGCAGAGAAGGTTATGACGTAGATGTTGAAATGCTGCTGCAACTTGCTTTTGAAACAGGTACGGCTGTTGAGTTGAATGCAAATCCGAATCGGCTTGACCTTGCTCCACAGTGGTTAAAGAAAGCTCAGGAACTTGGGGTTAAGATAGCGATTAATACAGATGCACATTATAAAGACACGATGAAACATATGGAGATTGGAGCAGCGGTTGCGCGAAAAGGTTTTGTTCGAAAAAACAATGTGTTAAATACAATGACATTAAACGAACTTGATACCTTTTTAAACCGTAAAAAATAG
- a CDS encoding endonuclease MutS2 encodes MQEKMLRVLELRKVIDRLKKHASCSLGLNKIDSLMPFTALEEVNEAQDATDEGVKVLRLKGQVPFGGIFDVSSNVKRSKIGSLLNEEDLMDIASTLYGGRRFKRFIEGLVEDGIELRILKNAAENIIPLHELEQEIKSCIDDNGHMMDSASPELRAIRQQLRTFEARVREKLESIVRSSSYQKMLSDSIITIRNDRFVIPVKQEYRGNFGGMVHDQSASGATLFIEPQSVMTVNNQVKEAKAKEAREIEKILRELTAGVAEHADEILLNVNILAEMDFILAKARFANELKCTRPIMNDKGFISLNSGRHPLLDQETVVPTSVMLGGEYQSLVITGPNTGGKTVTLKTIGLLTLMAQCGLQIPAGEESEMAVFKNIYADIGDEQSIEQSLSTFSSHMVNIVDILNKIDFESLVLFDELGAGTDPQEGAALAISILDFVFARGARVVATTHYSELKAYAYNRPGVMNASVEFDVQTLRPTYRLLVGVPGRSNAFEISKRLGLRQDIIDSARSQISEDENKIDNMIKSLEDNRKKAEKEMEEAENRRKEAESIKGDLERELELFQNEKDRLYDKAKQEAEKAIEKARETAEEIIREIRELQKSGGQIKEHKLIEAKKKLEEAVPKTKAKNKKAKAVSTKQEYVPGDEVRVLTVGQKGHIVEKVSNNEYQVQIGILKMNVSEKDLEWIKQSKPKPEPRSFVKVSGNSDSSRPELDLRGIRYEDAMLEVDRYLDEALLAGFNQVYIIHGKGTGALRKGVQELLKTHRNVKSTRMGAAGEGGGGVTVAVLK; translated from the coding sequence ATGCAAGAAAAAATGCTGCGTGTTTTAGAACTAAGAAAAGTGATAGACCGTCTAAAAAAGCATGCAAGCTGCTCACTTGGACTAAATAAAATCGATTCTCTAATGCCGTTTACAGCCCTTGAAGAAGTAAACGAAGCTCAAGATGCTACAGATGAAGGGGTAAAAGTTCTCCGATTAAAAGGACAAGTTCCATTCGGTGGAATCTTTGATGTTTCATCAAATGTTAAACGCTCAAAGATTGGCAGTCTTCTAAATGAAGAAGATTTGATGGATATCGCTTCTACTCTTTATGGCGGTAGACGCTTTAAGCGATTTATCGAGGGCTTGGTAGAGGATGGCATTGAATTGCGAATCCTTAAGAATGCAGCAGAAAACATCATTCCTCTTCATGAGCTAGAACAAGAAATTAAAAGCTGTATCGATGACAACGGACATATGATGGATAGCGCTAGTCCTGAGCTTCGTGCGATTCGTCAGCAGTTGCGTACGTTTGAAGCACGTGTAAGAGAAAAGCTGGAATCAATCGTCAGATCATCCAGCTATCAAAAAATGTTATCTGACTCAATCATAACAATTCGTAACGACCGATTCGTTATTCCCGTTAAACAAGAGTACAGAGGTAATTTTGGTGGAATGGTTCATGATCAATCAGCGAGTGGAGCGACTTTGTTTATTGAACCTCAATCTGTTATGACGGTTAACAATCAAGTAAAAGAAGCTAAAGCAAAAGAAGCACGTGAGATCGAGAAGATTTTAAGAGAACTAACTGCTGGAGTAGCAGAACATGCTGATGAAATTTTGCTGAATGTAAATATTTTAGCAGAGATGGATTTCATTCTAGCAAAAGCTAGATTTGCGAATGAGCTGAAGTGTACGCGTCCGATTATGAATGACAAAGGATTTATATCACTTAATAGCGGCAGGCATCCTCTGCTCGATCAAGAAACGGTTGTTCCAACGAGTGTGATGTTAGGTGGCGAGTATCAATCACTCGTCATTACAGGTCCAAATACTGGTGGTAAAACAGTTACCCTAAAAACGATCGGACTGCTTACTCTTATGGCACAATGTGGCCTGCAGATACCTGCTGGAGAAGAATCAGAAATGGCTGTCTTTAAGAATATCTATGCTGACATTGGTGATGAACAGTCTATTGAACAATCATTGAGTACATTCTCTTCACATATGGTTAACATCGTAGACATCTTAAACAAGATCGATTTCGAATCACTCGTTCTCTTTGATGAACTAGGAGCAGGAACTGACCCTCAAGAAGGGGCAGCCCTCGCTATTTCAATTCTTGACTTCGTGTTTGCACGAGGAGCACGTGTCGTAGCCACAACCCATTATAGTGAGCTAAAAGCATATGCCTACAACCGACCTGGTGTTATGAACGCTTCTGTAGAATTTGATGTTCAGACGCTCAGACCTACTTATCGTTTATTAGTGGGAGTGCCAGGACGAAGTAACGCGTTTGAGATCTCCAAAAGACTCGGGCTTCGTCAGGATATCATTGATTCAGCTCGTTCTCAGATTAGTGAAGACGAGAACAAGATTGATAATATGATAAAGTCTTTAGAAGATAATCGTAAAAAAGCTGAAAAAGAGATGGAAGAAGCAGAGAACAGAAGAAAAGAAGCAGAATCTATTAAGGGTGACCTAGAGAGGGAACTCGAATTGTTTCAGAATGAAAAAGATCGATTGTATGATAAAGCAAAGCAGGAAGCAGAAAAGGCGATTGAAAAAGCACGTGAAACGGCAGAAGAGATCATTCGTGAAATTCGTGAACTTCAAAAATCAGGTGGACAGATCAAAGAACATAAACTGATTGAAGCGAAAAAGAAATTAGAAGAAGCTGTTCCAAAAACAAAAGCCAAAAACAAGAAGGCAAAAGCTGTATCTACAAAACAAGAATATGTTCCAGGTGACGAAGTACGAGTTCTTACGGTAGGTCAAAAAGGGCATATCGTTGAAAAAGTAAGCAACAATGAGTACCAAGTTCAGATCGGAATTCTAAAGATGAATGTATCTGAAAAAGATTTAGAGTGGATAAAACAAAGTAAACCGAAACCTGAACCGCGTTCATTCGTAAAAGTATCAGGAAACTCCGATTCTTCTCGACCAGAACTTGACCTGAGAGGAATAAGGTATGAAGATGCCATGTTAGAGGTGGATCGATACCTGGATGAAGCACTTCTAGCTGGCTTCAACCAAGTATATATCATACATGGTAAAGGGACAGGTGCACTAAGAAAAGGTGTTCAAGAGCTGTTGAAAACGCATCGAAATGTTAAATCCACACGTATGGGTGCAGCTGGTGAAGGCGGAGGCGGAGTAACAGTCGCTGTATTGAAGTAG
- a CDS encoding DUF350 domain-containing protein: MDFMSNAFIKTAANYSVVVLCLVVFLAVFELVTRYKNWVEIKKGNLSVAMATGGKIFGIANIFRYSIAQNDSILMMITWSAYGFILLLIGYFIFEFLTPKFQIDKEIENDNRAVGFISMIISIGLSFVIGEGIE, from the coding sequence ATGGATTTTATGAGTAACGCTTTTATTAAAACAGCAGCTAACTATAGCGTTGTCGTGCTATGTCTAGTCGTCTTTTTGGCTGTGTTTGAACTGGTTACGCGTTATAAGAATTGGGTCGAAATCAAGAAAGGAAACTTATCCGTTGCTATGGCTACGGGCGGGAAGATTTTCGGAATCGCGAACATCTTTCGTTACTCGATCGCTCAAAATGATTCCATACTGATGATGATAACGTGGAGTGCTTACGGATTCATCCTGCTCTTGATCGGTTATTTTATCTTTGAATTCTTAACCCCAAAGTTTCAGATCGATAAAGAGATCGAGAACGATAACCGAGCAGTTGGTTTCATATCGATGATCATCTCAATTGGTTTATCATTTGTAATCGGTGAAGGAATCGAATAG
- a CDS encoding long-chain-fatty-acid--CoA ligase has translation MQVERRWLNSYPSEIPGHLDYDSKPLFAYLESAAEEKTDKTAVHFLGKTLTFGELHECSLRFAHALTTLGVKKGDRVAIMLPNCPQAVIAYYGTLFIGGIVVQTNPLYTERELRHQLSDSGAKVIVGLDLLFGRISAVRGDTNIEQIIMTSVKDYLPFPKNLIYPFIQKRQNPTVVVDITYNHEVHSFRDLLKRSQPVKPQVEVDPDEDLALLQYTGGTTGPAKGVMLTHKNLVTNALQCNTWMYKNREGKEKILGALPFFHVYGMTCVMNLGIITRAEMIILPRFDPVQVLKTIHKERPTLFPGAPTMYIALLNHPDLKKYDLSSIQACISGSAALPLEVQQKFQAVISGSLVEGYGLTEASPVTHANLIYGDQVRGSIGLPWPNTEAAIISAETGEWAEPGEIGELAVRGPQVMKGYWNQPEETASVFREDWLITGDMGYMDEKGYFYIVDRKKDLIIAGGFNIYPREVEEVLYEHEKVKEAVVVGVPDAYRGETVKAFVVLKEGAECSEEELNKFCREHLASFKVPRLYEFRQELPKTMVGKILRRVLLEEEREKAKQSS, from the coding sequence ATGCAAGTGGAAAGACGGTGGCTCAACAGTTACCCTAGTGAAATTCCGGGACATCTTGATTACGACAGCAAACCTTTATTCGCGTATTTAGAATCAGCAGCAGAAGAAAAAACAGATAAAACTGCTGTACATTTTTTAGGAAAGACATTAACATTCGGTGAGCTTCATGAATGCAGTTTACGCTTCGCACATGCTTTAACAACTCTTGGTGTAAAAAAAGGTGATCGTGTTGCCATCATGCTGCCCAACTGCCCGCAAGCAGTCATCGCCTATTACGGCACGCTTTTTATAGGTGGAATTGTTGTGCAGACAAATCCTCTTTACACGGAGAGAGAATTACGCCATCAATTATCAGACAGCGGGGCAAAAGTCATTGTAGGATTAGATCTTCTGTTTGGAAGAATTTCAGCCGTTCGTGGGGATACGAACATTGAACAGATCATCATGACGTCTGTGAAGGATTATTTGCCTTTTCCTAAGAATTTGATCTATCCTTTTATTCAAAAAAGGCAGAATCCAACAGTAGTCGTTGATATTACGTACAATCATGAAGTTCATTCGTTTCGAGATCTGCTCAAACGCTCTCAACCAGTAAAGCCTCAAGTAGAGGTTGATCCTGATGAGGATCTTGCGCTGCTGCAATATACTGGTGGTACAACAGGGCCAGCAAAAGGTGTGATGCTGACCCACAAAAACCTAGTCACGAACGCGTTACAGTGCAATACATGGATGTATAAAAACAGAGAGGGAAAAGAAAAGATCCTTGGTGCTCTTCCTTTCTTTCATGTGTATGGTATGACATGTGTGATGAACCTTGGCATCATTACAAGAGCAGAGATGATTATCTTGCCGCGTTTTGATCCAGTGCAAGTTTTGAAGACGATTCACAAGGAACGACCTACGCTATTTCCAGGCGCTCCGACTATGTATATCGCACTTCTAAATCATCCAGATTTAAAAAAATACGATCTCTCGTCCATTCAAGCATGTATAAGCGGTTCCGCTGCCTTGCCGCTTGAAGTTCAACAAAAATTTCAGGCAGTCATTTCAGGTTCATTAGTTGAAGGGTATGGACTTACAGAAGCTTCACCTGTTACACATGCGAATCTTATTTATGGTGATCAGGTAAGAGGCAGTATCGGATTACCATGGCCGAACACTGAAGCAGCAATTATCTCAGCTGAAACAGGCGAATGGGCAGAGCCAGGAGAGATCGGTGAGTTAGCTGTAAGAGGACCTCAAGTGATGAAAGGATATTGGAACCAACCAGAAGAAACCGCATCTGTATTTAGAGAAGATTGGTTGATTACTGGAGATATGGGTTATATGGATGAAAAAGGTTACTTTTACATCGTGGATCGCAAAAAAGACTTAATCATCGCAGGAGGATTTAATATTTATCCTCGTGAAGTAGAAGAAGTTTTATATGAACACGAAAAAGTAAAAGAAGCTGTAGTAGTCGGTGTGCCTGATGCATACAGAGGTGAGACGGTTAAAGCTTTTGTTGTGTTAAAGGAAGGAGCAGAATGTTCGGAAGAAGAGCTGAATAAATTCTGCCGAGAACATCTTGCGTCCTTTAAAGTACCTAGGCTTTATGAGTTCAGACAAGAGCTTCCTAAGACGATGGTCGGTAAAATCTTAAGAAGAGTTCTTTTGGAAGAAGAACGTGAAAAAGCAAAGCAAAGCTCGTGA
- a CDS encoding TetR/AcrR family transcriptional regulator: MKRKGPKYEKIIDAAVNVIAEHGYHQSQVSKIAKEAGVADGTIYLYFKNKEDLLVSVFNEKMGTFIEKTENELKSNDSAIEKLRILVEMHFKQLTADFELSIVTQLELRQTNRQLRAKIGEVLKRYLDLIDSILKDGMHEGVFVKNMDYRLARQMIFGTIDETATNWVMNDHRYDLPALAGPVHQMLVNGLSVRSVHPDD, encoded by the coding sequence ATGAAACGTAAAGGTCCAAAATACGAAAAAATAATTGATGCAGCTGTAAATGTGATTGCAGAACATGGCTACCATCAATCCCAGGTATCAAAGATAGCGAAAGAAGCAGGTGTCGCTGACGGCACCATCTATCTATATTTTAAAAATAAAGAAGATCTGCTTGTTTCTGTTTTTAATGAGAAGATGGGGACCTTTATCGAAAAAACAGAAAACGAGCTGAAAAGTAACGATTCAGCGATTGAGAAGCTTAGAATTCTTGTTGAGATGCACTTTAAGCAACTCACTGCTGATTTTGAACTATCAATCGTAACACAGCTTGAACTTAGGCAGACAAACAGACAACTTCGTGCAAAAATCGGTGAAGTATTAAAGCGATACTTGGATTTAATCGACTCGATCTTGAAAGATGGAATGCATGAAGGTGTTTTTGTTAAGAACATGGATTACAGATTGGCTCGTCAGATGATCTTTGGAACAATTGACGAAACAGCAACAAACTGGGTAATGAACGATCATCGATACGATCTCCCTGCTCTAGCTGGTCCCGTTCATCAGATGCTTGTAAACGGTCTTTCCGTTCGCTCTGTACATCCAGATGATTGA
- a CDS encoding enoyl-CoA hydratase has product MEFLHIEKQNKVATIKLNRAPANALSTGVIEEIDKALDQIENDNSVKAVVILGEGRFFSAGADIKEFTEVPDERGFAELGKKGQDVFSRIEQFSKPVIAAIHGAALGGGLELAMSCHVRLVAEDAKLGLPELTLGLVPGFAGTQRLPQLVGVPKACEMLLSSKPISGKDAVTFGLANNSYPTEELFEKAYKMAEEFSMKSAVSIKYTLELLHYARHGLYEKGAEKERELFGKAFKSFDGQEGIAAFIEKRKPEFQDR; this is encoded by the coding sequence GTGGAATTCTTACACATTGAAAAACAAAATAAAGTGGCAACGATCAAACTTAATCGTGCGCCAGCTAATGCATTATCAACAGGAGTTATTGAAGAAATTGATAAAGCATTAGATCAAATTGAAAATGATAACTCTGTTAAAGCAGTTGTTATTTTAGGAGAAGGACGCTTCTTTTCAGCAGGAGCTGATATTAAAGAGTTTACAGAAGTCCCTGATGAAAGAGGTTTTGCAGAGCTTGGGAAAAAAGGGCAAGATGTTTTTAGCCGAATCGAACAATTTTCAAAACCAGTAATCGCAGCGATTCATGGAGCTGCTCTTGGTGGGGGGCTAGAACTTGCAATGAGCTGCCACGTAAGGCTTGTGGCTGAAGATGCGAAACTTGGTCTTCCTGAGCTCACACTAGGACTAGTTCCGGGATTTGCAGGAACTCAAAGACTGCCACAGCTTGTAGGTGTACCTAAAGCTTGCGAGATGCTCCTTTCAAGTAAGCCGATCTCCGGAAAAGATGCTGTCACATTTGGCTTAGCAAATAATTCTTATCCAACAGAAGAACTTTTTGAAAAGGCTTACAAAATGGCAGAAGAATTTTCTATGAAGAGTGCTGTCTCCATTAAGTACACTTTAGAGTTGTTGCATTATGCGAGACATGGACTCTATGAAAAAGGTGCAGAGAAAGAACGAGAACTGTTTGGAAAAGCTTTTAAAAGCTTTGACGGACAAGAAGGAATCGCAGCATTTATTGAAAAAAGAAAGCCTGAATTTCAGGACCGATAA
- a CDS encoding electron transfer flavoprotein subunit beta/FixA family protein, which yields MNIFVILKRTFDTEEKISVSNNKISEDSAEFIINPYDEYAIEEAITLKDAHGGTVTVVTVGDEDSEKELRTALAMGADQAVLISNEDLDSQDQFTTSSVLAAYFKDKEYDIILGGNVAIDNGTGQVGPRLAELLDIPHVTTITKIEINGTTVNIERDVEGDLEKIETSLPLLVTAQQGLNEPRYPSLPGIMKAKKKPLETLELDDLDIDEDDVEAKTKTVEVYLPPKKEAGKILSGETPDQVKELVSLLRNEAKVI from the coding sequence ATGAACATTTTTGTTATTTTAAAACGTACTTTTGATACAGAGGAAAAAATTTCTGTTTCAAACAATAAAATCTCTGAAGACAGTGCAGAATTTATTATTAATCCATATGACGAATATGCAATTGAAGAAGCGATTACATTAAAAGATGCTCACGGCGGTACTGTTACAGTTGTCACGGTTGGAGACGAAGATTCTGAAAAAGAACTTCGTACAGCACTTGCTATGGGAGCAGATCAAGCGGTTCTTATTTCAAACGAAGACTTGGACAGCCAAGATCAATTCACAACTTCTTCTGTTTTGGCAGCTTACTTTAAAGATAAAGAATACGACATCATTCTAGGCGGAAACGTTGCGATTGATAACGGTACTGGTCAAGTTGGCCCGCGTCTTGCAGAATTATTAGATATTCCACACGTAACAACAATTACAAAGATTGAAATAAATGGGACGACTGTAAACATCGAACGCGATGTTGAAGGAGATCTTGAGAAGATTGAAACATCGCTTCCATTATTGGTAACAGCACAACAAGGATTGAACGAGCCGCGTTATCCTTCGTTACCAGGAATCATGAAAGCAAAGAAGAAGCCTCTTGAGACGTTAGAGTTAGATGATCTTGATATTGATGAAGATGATGTTGAAGCGAAAACAAAAACAGTAGAAGTGTATCTTCCGCCTAAAAAGGAAGCTGGAAAAATCCTATCAGGTGAAACTCCAGACCAAGTAAAAGAACTTGTATCTCTGTTAAGAAACGAAGCGAAGGTAATATAA
- a CDS encoding electron transfer flavoprotein subunit alpha/FixB family protein — protein sequence MAKKVLVLAESRDGALRNVSFEAIAAAKEISGGGEVFAVLCGDSVQSLATELIHYGADRVLTAENEKLANYTPDGYFQTLKQIIDDESPEAIVFGHTSLGKDLSPRLAARLESGLISDVTGLEQAGENTVFTRPVYSGKAFEKKLISDGLVFVTIRPNNIAPLEKDESRSGDVTSVSVDIKDLRTIVKEVVRKASTGVDLAEAKIIVAGGRGVKSEDGFKPLQELADVLGAAVGASRGACDADYCDYSLQIGQTGKVVTPDLYIACGISGAIQHLAGMSNSKVIVAINKDPEASIFSVADYGIVGDLFEVVPLLTEEFKKVLV from the coding sequence ATGGCAAAAAAAGTATTAGTACTTGCAGAATCCCGTGACGGTGCGTTACGTAATGTTTCATTTGAAGCAATTGCAGCAGCAAAAGAAATCTCTGGCGGCGGAGAAGTGTTCGCAGTATTATGCGGTGACTCTGTTCAGTCGTTAGCCACTGAATTGATTCATTATGGAGCTGACCGTGTACTCACAGCTGAAAATGAAAAGCTAGCAAACTATACACCAGATGGTTATTTTCAAACGTTAAAGCAGATCATCGATGATGAAAGCCCTGAAGCAATCGTGTTCGGACACACGTCGTTAGGAAAAGACCTTTCTCCGAGACTTGCAGCTCGTCTAGAATCTGGACTGATTTCAGATGTTACAGGACTTGAACAAGCTGGTGAGAACACGGTGTTTACTCGCCCTGTATATTCAGGAAAAGCCTTTGAAAAGAAATTAATCTCAGATGGTCTAGTATTCGTTACGATTCGTCCGAATAACATCGCACCATTAGAGAAAGATGAATCTCGCTCTGGTGATGTAACATCTGTATCTGTTGACATTAAAGACTTAAGAACGATTGTTAAAGAAGTAGTTCGTAAAGCATCTACAGGCGTAGATCTAGCAGAAGCAAAGATCATCGTTGCCGGCGGTCGAGGCGTAAAATCTGAAGATGGCTTCAAACCTCTTCAAGAACTTGCAGATGTACTTGGTGCAGCTGTAGGAGCCTCTCGTGGTGCGTGTGATGCCGATTATTGTGATTATTCATTACAGATTGGTCAAACAGGTAAAGTTGTAACGCCTGATCTGTATATCGCTTGTGGAATCTCGGGAGCTATTCAGCATCTAGCTGGGATGTCCAACTCGAAGGTAATTGTGGCGATCAACAAAGATCCTGAAGCTAGCATCTTTTCAGTAGCAGATTATGGAATTGTTGGAGACCTGTTTGAAGTCGTTCCTTTATTAACGGAAGAATTTAAAAAAGTGTTAGTATAA
- a CDS encoding histidine phosphatase family protein, producing the protein MMTTIAFIRHGETDWNIEGRAQGCKDIPLNENGKYQAERLAERFVDEKWDAIYASPLLRAYRTAEAISEITGLNVIADERLREISFGETEGTTESERVERWGENWMELDLGRETNEDADLRWKAALQNIVQNHKDEKVLVITHGALLVRIFKELLKDDTDRWYGLNNTSFSVFNLKAENAWTCELFNCQRHLEESATI; encoded by the coding sequence ATGATGACTACAATTGCATTCATTCGTCACGGTGAAACGGATTGGAATATTGAAGGAAGAGCTCAAGGCTGTAAGGATATCCCGCTTAACGAAAACGGAAAGTATCAAGCTGAACGTTTAGCTGAACGATTTGTGGATGAAAAGTGGGATGCTATATATGCCAGTCCATTATTAAGAGCATATAGAACAGCTGAGGCTATCAGTGAAATTACAGGTTTGAATGTAATCGCGGACGAGAGACTTCGCGAGATTTCATTCGGTGAGACAGAAGGAACCACTGAGAGCGAACGTGTTGAACGTTGGGGAGAAAATTGGATGGAACTTGATTTAGGCAGAGAAACAAATGAAGATGCTGATTTACGATGGAAAGCAGCATTACAAAACATTGTTCAAAACCATAAAGACGAGAAAGTTCTGGTCATCACTCATGGAGCACTGCTTGTAAGAATTTTTAAAGAGCTTTTGAAAGACGATACTGATCGCTGGTACGGACTTAATAATACGTCTTTTTCTGTATTTAACCTCAAAGCAGAAAACGCATGGACTTGTGAATTATTTAACTGTCAAAGACATCTAGAAGAGAGTGCTACAATATAA
- the trxA gene encoding thioredoxin, with amino-acid sequence MAIVNASDQTFNTETNEGLVLADFWAPWCGPCKMIAPVLEEVDQEMEEVKVVKLDVDENQETAGKFGVMSIPTLLVFKDGQVVDQVVGFQPKEALVELLNKHK; translated from the coding sequence ATGGCTATTGTTAATGCATCAGATCAAACATTTAATACAGAAACGAACGAAGGTTTAGTACTTGCTGACTTTTGGGCACCATGGTGCGGACCTTGTAAAATGATCGCTCCTGTTCTTGAAGAAGTAGATCAAGAAATGGAAGAAGTAAAAGTAGTTAAGCTTGATGTTGATGAAAACCAAGAAACAGCTGGTAAATTCGGCGTAATGAGTATTCCAACTCTACTTGTATTCAAAGATGGTCAAGTAGTAGATCAAGTGGTCGGTTTCCAACCGAAAGAAGCTTTAGTTGAACTATTAAACAAACATAAATAA